gATTCAAAcctttaattatgttattttcttatttttttcaggaACCTAGGTTTTCTTAGGCAATATTCTGCTTGAGATTTTACGGAACAagacattgtgcaaatccaATCACTGAGGATTTGActctacttcccttttactattcttttagatagaatatttttggtgctttcaatgACCGCATCATGTTGGTACCCATTGAAGTCTTTTACATCAAGCTCCTGATGCATTAACAGTGCAGGATATAATCATTCAATATAAGATAATGTCATATTGAATAGTGAACATCGATTGAACGAACAAAAAGAGAACCTTCAATCGAGCTATCTTTAGATCTTCATAAAAGGTGGTCTGAGTCCTGAGTCCATGCCATCACTCTCACCACTAATGCTTAAAACTCTCCACCAGGTTTCATGGATCCAAACTCCAAAATTTATTCAGTCATCAAATCTTGAAACCTTCTCATAGAAGACGAAGAAGATTcgcaaaaacaatttaaaaaacttaagaTCGAAGTCCTTGAGAACAAAAGTCacgaaataaattaaaaagggaaataGAAAAAGGAGACCTAAGGAATCCACATAAGGCTCAAAGAAACCCTTATCTCTTCGGAGAAAACTCGAGAGAAACGAAAAAGAGAGCATACAAAGGGCCTtagttttggtttaatttttttaaagcctGGAATATACCTTCTCCTCACCTGTATTGTGGGATGTTTTATCATAAATCCAGAATGATGAAACAGAGaagaattttgaatattatcaTCCTAGACAGTTAGCTAGCTTCAAAAGGACTTATCTTTTGCATATGACCCTCTTTTTTAACAATGGTGTTATGGATGTGTGCTATTCTGaaacaattttattacatgTCTCGCCTTCAGCTCAACAATAATAATGTAATGAGATATTTTCTGCCAACCTTGATCACCTGCTTCTTCAAGTTATTAAGCAAAGTACTGGTTTCAAAATTGACACTCCGGCTACATGCTAAGTACCATGGTGGGGGACTTGTTACTTTCGGCAGGGTAAACTTACTGCTAAGCGTATATAGTACAGAAAATCTAATAGAGTTGAATGCTGTCCATCCAAAAGATTATCTTATGCAGCCCGGCTAAAGTTAATTTAATCTCTCCATTCCAGTTCTGGTGTTCTCTGTTCATTTTACCGAGCAAAGTAATCCTGAGAACTGATCAATTCTATGCTGGTTGTTAATGGAAGACTTAATACAACCGCATCAGCATCTGCTTCACGTTTACACGCGTGCTTATTGCTTTGCTTGGGAGGAGTGCTGGGGTACGCACTACGAACGGCAGCAACGCCTCCTCTTGAAACAACAAATATGTagttatatataaaactcaacaGTGGAGcaaaatggaaaatatgaaaTAGGATGAAGGTGCGGCATTCAATTCTCCAACAGGACCATATAATTGCgagggaagaaaaaaaatccctCAACATGGAACAAACTGCTTTTTATAATAAGGATCAAATCTAATACTCCATTATATGTACAACTTTGCTCTCCCTTTTACAACTGCAGCTCAGTTTGGGCAACCTAGTGCTAATTCACAAGGACATTATCTTTAATATACTACAAAATCAGGAGTTCATTGGCAAATAATACTAGCATTCAATAAATTGACACTAAGTCCAGCAAATATTTCAGGGTTGCTGCATTTCCCCTGAAGACAAGTTGCTTTCAATTGAATCGGAGGCACGCTCTGGTTTTGTGGGCTTAGTTTCAACTCTGGGATTGTTATTGGGGCCCTGCTCAACAGGTTCATCTGACCTGTCATTTAATTTGAATGGTCTCTGGAAATCTTTAGCATTTCTACTGTCGATAAACAAATTGTTCAACTTCTCCTCCTGCATACAAAcaattaaagttttcaaaatgagGCAGCAAACTGCATGTCTGGTAACCACACAAAATCGCTTGGTAACTTTAACCATGTAAATATGACTTAGAATAGATAAGGTTCCGTTAACCATTTGGGTAGATACGAACTTCAAAATCATAAGCCCGCAGATGCGAATCCCCAACACATTATGCCACTgccttcccccccccccccccaaaaaaaaacaaaaaaaagaaagaaaaagaacaaattcATTTAAGATATGCAGATATGTTAGAACAAGATTCTTACTTCCATGCGAGCATTGCAGTTGCCAAATGTAAGtgcaaacaaatgaaatttcacGGTTGATACAAAGGCACTAATCTGGTCCATTAGTCACTTGTCATCCAAAACTATTGTTGACCATGCAAACAAAGTTAATTACTTAACTAATTTTAATGGCTACATTATATCTAAGCTATCTATCCTGTCAGTAACTTGATAGTAATAATTCATTGCCACTGCATGACTTCAAAACTACTTACCTTTTGCATTGCTTCAAGTTTTCTCTGGAGCGCATCATGCTCAGCTTGAATACGGAATGGAACACCATGTTTCTGGTACACATTATTTTGTGCCAAGTCTTCATCAATGTCATTAGCAGTGGTCGCAAAAGGATGATTTGCAGGAATCCATCTGATTGTGTCAGGGTCAACATCAGGAGGAATTGAATCCCCCTCTTTAAGGAAAATTGTTGGTCTCTTCCACTGGTATGCTCTCGACCTCCTTTTCTGATGGATAGCTTGCTGTTCTTTAGTAAGTGTAACTGGAGCTAAGCGATAAAGCTTTCCACACATCTCTACGGTTGAATTGCTCTTCCCAACCTTCACCAATGGATTGTTAAATGGATCATCATACTTGAGAGGTCGCGATCTGCAAAAAGAACAGATAACTAACTATACCATTAACACAAGGAAAGCTCACTGTAGCCAAAGCTGTAAAATGAGAAggtagaaattaaaattgatacgGGACATGCAATGAAATGCTAGCccttaactaaaaatatttagtcTGTAATGTCAAGTAAGCAAccaaagataaaatataacataGAACGAAATCATACATGCCTCTTCTATCTGATCTTAGCTGGCCACGCCTTACAAGATCAGCTACAGAACCAGGCTGGCTCTTCCTTGACTTCCTCTCTGCGTATGCTCTCAGAGCAATAACCATAATTGCAATTGCAACGAACAATCCCAGTGTAAGGTTGTTTTTAGGGCGGTTTTTCATCTGAGACAAAAACGAAATGGACAGGTTCTTCATGTCAGACTTCCTTTTTCTAGTAATTCATACAAACACCATCTCTACTGGCTTTACAGAcatgaaaatgaaaagcaaTATAACAAATACTAGCAATACAAGTAAAAGCAGAAACATGCTGGAGTGATACTTTGCAGTTAGCACCAATAGAGGAGCTGATGTTGACAAAATATTTACAAACAGTAGACGGTGTGGAGTAAAAGACTTGTATAAGCTCAATATCTAAGCAATTACATTTAGCAGCCAGAACTTGCTTAATAATAACACAAGAAATATGATCCGTTCTCATCATACTGAATACAGATAACCGTAAGTGAGCATTACCAGGAAAACAACAGGAGGGAAGGATGTAATGGATTCCTGAAATAAGGCAAGTGGGTGTTTGGAATCCACCGCCAGAGTATGTTTCGCTGTATCAACAACCTTGTTCTGGGCACGATGGTCCTCCTCGGAGCTCGCTGAATTATCAATGGCTCTCGGCGAAAACGTCCTATTAGGTAGTAGGTGAATCCAGTTGAGCCGTTGGCTTAGGCTATGCCTATGATGTAGTAGCAACGATGTTCCATTTAAAGAAACTTGATGCTTCCACCCCCAAATTGAAGGCTATTTATCAGAGAATTTACCAAAAGAAAGAAACCCAAttcaataatagtatatatGACGGcagtaaaataaaatcctagGAAAATTTTGGGAGTTACCTGGCCAGGGAATTGAAAAAGCCAAATTGATGCCATTAGATTTAAGAGATAGAAATACTCTCACACTGAAAAACAAGATTCATTTCAGTCCCCTCCATATGATGATAATTTAGGATATAGAGTAGTGAAAATTTACCAGTAGAAATGAAACACGATGTCAGCACCGCCAAGCAAGGGGCAACAGAGCAGTAACAGTAGTAGAAGTCAGTCACCTCACATTTCATTCAATCACTATGTGGATCGGATCCTCCTAAATCCTCACCTCCAAGGTCCAAGCTTTGGGTTTGGCTTTGCCGTAGGTAAAGGTTACGTGTTCGATCCATGTCGCACACAAAGCCCGTATGTATTTTTGTTGGGTTTACATTAGAGGTGTTGATACTTTTTAACCTGGGCCAGCCTGACTCTGTTCACACTAAAAGCTCTGTTAGCAATGTACCCaaatattttcccaaaattgtgaaaaaataacACATGACTAAAGggataattgaaaatatatataaatgagacGCACGCCATCTTTACGTCTTTACTTGTCTCCTACTGTAAAataattactcttttaaataaattttaaatttcaaaatattttattgaaccCTCAAAATAACACATGACTTAAACCTAAACAcacatgattttaatttttaaatatgtttataattatcatataaacaatttgaagccaTCATGTTATTAACActcataaatttaaatcatcATGTAgtaggtatgtatatatatttaaatattgattATTGTGCTTTGAATTTGACTCGCATCATATTCAAacaaatatatgtttaatgttAGTATTGACATTTAGTTGATTAAAGTACTTGATATGATATTGATCTTTtgataacttaattaaaatattttaaagtttaaggattaatttataatctgaataataatttcaaaatttataatgcaATTACCctatttattgtgttttcatttatgtttattttatttttcaatgagACATTGTCAATGAAGATAGAAGCTTTCGTCATTTCATGTGTGAATATTGTTGaattatattcaaatattttgtctatttatactttatatttatttgattttatttagaGTTAGCTTGAGTATAGATGAAAGATGAAATCTACAATTATAATACTAtttaaatttgacatatttttagTATCGAAAggattttctatcaaaattaatgtattGTGGATAAACTACATAATTAATTAGATAagtgtgtgtttttttattactttaaaaaagttacaatttcatcattaaactatttaaaagttttcatttaaattattaaattatacaaaagtttttatttaagtcattggccGTTAACTTAAAACAAAATGTTTTACCAGCGAGCTCTAAGCGACGATTCGAATATCTGTAGACAGATCAATACCCATCGACAAGTAAAACATACTTTAGATCTAAGTTGATTTGATCGTTAGTGTCGAAGATAtaaaaaagttgtttgaattgAGTTCGTCAATTTATGACATGCAAAACTatttcatggaaaaaaaaaactaaactatagaaaaaaagaagagagaaagagcTTTTAATTGGTACATGTAGTGCTAATTGGTCCAAGTGGTTCGAAAAGAAAGAACCACATATCATCGATTTTAACaactcaataatttaaataaaaacgtactcatagtttaatgactatttttatagtttaccttatattttttataatataatgcCGAGAGAAGGAAAAGAGGTTTACACTAAGGATTTGAGAATTCCTATTGCGTAAGTGCGAGGctctatataaataaaaaaaatacacaaaaatctgaaaattttaactaaatttttgaaaatttatagagaaataaacatcaaaatcaaaataaagggTAATTAATGGATAAACCTTTTTTTTCCTCTCCTTCGGTTCTTTGTTCTTCGCAGTCCTAAATGAGACACAAGCCTATTAAGGGGGGAAAAACAAACTAAGTCCAAACAACAGATTTGTAAAAACCAAGCAATCATAAGTCGTAACACCATTTACTCGCCTGCTGCTCACAGGTCTTGATGTGCAACACCCTCTTTCTTCTAATATACTGGTAAAAGAAAGatttattaaatcttattttagaTCAAACCAAACTCTCCTGAATCAAAGTTGGGTTCTTTCCTCAATGAAACCCAAAACGAAACGAAGagaaaaaactattattttagcAACAGAACCAAAATCCCAATCTTTTTGTAACGAATATACCAAAGAAACCCAAAATCCTAAATTGGGTTTTAAACTTGTCATTAGCTTGGTTTTTTGTTGACACCCTCAACTTTGACAGTGAAAGAAATGGGCTCTAAGTAGAATTTCTTGGTAGTAATATATTCGCCAGACTTGAAGGGAAATGAGTCGACTCCACCATCGTTCACTGGACAGTCGTTTGCAGTTCCAGTTCCCTTATTTCTAGAAATTCTAATATAGCCACATCTCAGCTGATGGGATTGGACAAAACTACTAACAATGAAGATATTAAGAGAGTCCGATGCTACAACACCAACTCTTTTATCATGAAAAGGACTACTTATACGACTTATAGAGCGGAAGAATTTCATCAACTGCTAATACCCAACATCCACACTTccaccaaattaaaaattgtgaCAGAAAGGCCATACGCTTCtacataacaaataataatgataataaaatacaaGGCGACCAAAGCATTAAGCCTATAACCGAATGGCCATGCTTCAAGTTTGAAAAACAGCTTGGATCAGCTCTGCTCGGATAGGCAGTATCAATGAATTTAGTTACTAAACAGCAATCTTTTGATCATGGTTACTTATGGTTTAGGTTTAGTTCTACATtggaagaaatcaaaataacacACAAATAGTTAGTTGCCTGCAGCACTGGCTATATGATCTTCcctagttttcaattttcgatatTCTTAACTAAGCCATATCTAAGACGGTACGACCTACAAGGTGTGGGATCTATCTTCTGGACATATAATTCACCATAAGATTTTTATCAAGTAATCCCAACAATGTTGTTCTACCTTTTTCCTACTTGCAGTTTcaatcaaaatatgaaaatggcTTGATATCAACCCTAAAATCTGCTTGTCGTTTTGTACCGTTCCTGTTTTCTGCCTCACATTCTACAATCTACATCTGGACTTATTCATTTGCCTTATCAAGGCAAAACCATTTTACGGGCAGTTGCAGAAAAAGAAATTCCCAAAAtagcaaagaaaaataattaatgaccCATCCGTGACATTATTGGGTTTCTATTTTCTACTAATCAGCATTGACGCAGCAATGTCTGTTCCACCAGAATTGAAATGAACGTTATACATGTTTATAGCACTTACATTACATATCTCACCACCAAATGTGGTCCATCTCATGCATTCTCACAAATCGAATCTTATATTCCATCTACCATTCATGTCAGCATTGAGGGTCCAATTATTTTCCCTAACCTGCAGATATGGCACCTGAAAGAGCAATAATCACCAAGTGAAACACTAAAGTATAAGGGTCAAGCAAAATTTGACTCAAGAATTCTTGTTAATTGTATTGAAGACGAATACTTTCAACATCAGAAATAACTTCGTGCTGAAATGACTGCACTGATGTTAAtcttaaattatcaaaaagaaAGTGGTTCCACAGCGTACGCAGGattaaataatctaaaagaTGGCATTTGGGAGGAGATTATATGGTGTTTGCAAAAAGCACAGCAGGTAAAACACAGAAATTTAAAATGAGATGTTTCACTGCTTACAAACATGACTTGGAAATCGAAATGCAATTCAGATCCCACAACTCAGACTAGTTCATATGCTCAAGGCACTCCtcgaaaacaaaatgaaaaccGCCCAACTTTAAGTTCGAATATTGATCAGATTGATCAAGATTGATGATTGGGGTGAGGGGGCAGCACCGAAAATAGAAGAAGCAAGAATAGGAAGACCACTACTTTAGAGTTTAGACTTTCAAGCAGCATTAGAAAATGGAATTACCTGCTCAAATACTTCATAGCCAACTTTGAGTCTAACATCTTGGTCTTTCTGGAAATTgaagattttataaataaattcagcAGCTCCTTCTGACTTCCTCTGTCATGGTAGTTGAATAAACTATTAACAAAAGAAAGCTAAAGCCATACATAAATTACTGCAGTCTTCTCGCTAAAGAATCACTAGATTAAAGGAAACTCTGATGGCATTATCCCAAACAAATATGATAAAAGAAAGAACAACTGTGAAAAAATGAATCATAAGACCCAACTATTAGCAAAACTATTATTCAAATATGAAGATTATTCAAAAAGGAAATAATCTGAAAACTTAAAAGGTTGCACGTACCCCCTTGAATTCTTGATCAACATCATATCTTCCCTTGATAACAAAATTGACTGAATCATCGTTGGTTACAAGGAAAGATTTTTTTCCTCGCAGTGTGTACCGCACCTTATCACGCTTATCATAGCGCATTCCAACACCAAGGCTTGTGAACAACTACAGAAAATTCTCAGCCACGTTAATaaacttggaaaagaaaaaagatccCAAGTTTGCAAGAGAATGTTGTTAGAACAAGAGCATAACCATTGGGGATAGCATACATCATGATATGAGTGCCTTATCATTGCACAGAAGTTATTGGGGACTCCAGTTCTTGTGTCCAGCTCGCCTTGAACCTGATATATAGATACACAGACACATACAAATATTGCTCAAATAAAATAGACCCAAGATGTATAAGTATGTAATTATCCCGTACAAAAGCATGAGAAGACCTAAAAAGGGTTACTTTTTGGGTATTCGGAATTCCAGACTGACATTCACACCCAAATCTTAAATCCTATATCTCTCAGAACATAAGTCACATAAATAATCCATAAAAAGCTGGAAAGAAGCACCGAGTAAAGTTGCAATCTTTAATCATCTAGTGTAGTCTAAGTCCAGTAATGAAATCCTTTATCACTGAGGggattaaaaaaaacatgaaagagCAAACTTGTCAAAGTAGAATAGTAGAAAGCTTCACGAAGCAAGCAATAGGGACCTGCAAATGGGTTTTGGAATCGATGGGGAACTTCTCCTTGGCGTGGATTCTTAGAGCCTTGGAGTCACCACTGTATCTCAACGAAGTCTGCATTTTTTCCTGCTTTGTTTCTGGTTTCCTATCTATCGAGTCGTATCCAGTCTTTGCTTGCCTGCTTCTTGACGCTCTGACGCTATGCACGGCTAAGATAGTAAGATAGGGCTTGTTGGGCTTTACACCCTTTATAAGCCTCCGTTCAAATTCGATGattacttttaaattatatattattatgtttataattgtacttaaaaacatttcatttttttttctataaatttgattattattaaataaaagtttttaaaattttaaaatatatttgtttgttattaattaatattttta
This sequence is a window from Gossypium raimondii isolate GPD5lz chromosome 5, ASM2569854v1, whole genome shotgun sequence. Protein-coding genes within it:
- the LOC105768813 gene encoding protein MULTIPLE CHLOROPLAST DIVISION SITE 1; this translates as MASIWLFQFPGQPSIWGWKHQVSLNGTSLLLHHRHSLSQRLNWIHLLPNRTFSPRAIDNSASSEEDHRAQNKVVDTAKHTLAVDSKHPLALFQESITSFPPVVFLMKNRPKNNLTLGLFVAIAIMVIALRAYAERKSRKSQPGSVADLVRRGQLRSDRRGISRPLKYDDPFNNPLVKVGKSNSTVEMCGKLYRLAPVTLTKEQQAIHQKRRSRAYQWKRPTIFLKEGDSIPPDVDPDTIRWIPANHPFATTANDIDEDLAQNNVYQKHGVPFRIQAEHDALQRKLEAMQKEEKLNNLFIDSRNAKDFQRPFKLNDRSDEPVEQGPNNNPRVETKPTKPERASDSIESNLSSGEMQQP
- the LOC105768814 gene encoding outer envelope pore protein 21, chloroplastic, which translates into the protein MQTSLRYSGDSKALRIHAKEKFPIDSKTHLQVQGELDTRTGVPNNFCAMIRHSYHDLFTSLGVGMRYDKRDKVRYTLRGKKSFLVTNDDSVNFVIKGRYDVDQEFKGRKSEGAAEFIYKIFNFQKDQDVRLKVGYEVFEQVPYLQVRENNWTLNADMNGRWNIRFDL